A window of the Hippoglossus stenolepis isolate QCI-W04-F060 chromosome 8, HSTE1.2, whole genome shotgun sequence genome harbors these coding sequences:
- the LOC118113331 gene encoding protein MTSS 1 isoform X1 produces the protein MEAVIEKECSALGGLFQTVIADMKSSYPIWEDFISKAGKLQSQLRATAVAVAVFLDAFQKVADLATNSRGGTRDIGSALTRMCMRHRSIEAKLKQFSIGFLECLINPLQEQVEEWKRGVNTLDKDHAKEYKRARQEIKKKSSDTLKLQKKAKKADNLGRGDIQPQLDSAMQDVSDKYILLEETEKQALRKALIEERQRFCCFVAMLRPVVDEEISMLGEVIHLQAISDDLKALTSDPHKLPPASEQVIMDLKGSDYGWSYQTPPSSPSHTMSRKSSMCSSLNSVNSSDSRGSSGSHSHSPSSSSSSSSSHQLFQHHHPRHRYRSSTLPQPAPARLSSISSHDSGFISSSQDQYMSSKSSSPMPAETKACPSSSCSEVSETGQLHSDCSAPSPLAAATAPQHTDKLSNGFDHYSPASSPYLHSNGGSLGSGSATAFPFYPPSSSSSTSTSTSTSCPTRSWSRPASALLPDYTQYCTMGSPMVPSSQVPTWKDWAKPGPYDQPMVNTLRRKKDKETPAIIDSNGNMNSDGSISSSTPARAVLQTPSSSASVVEKSRTVAAPLKAGEFEVHEELALVLSRGLELDTQRSSRDSMQCSSGYSTQTNTPCCSEDTIPSQVSDYDYFSMAGDQEPEQQHSEFDKSSTIPRNSDISQSYRRMFQTKRPASTAGLPSTQAPYPGQGAYPVGPYPPTPIHTGAYPSNPTGPCSGQSFYSGSSSYNASGSYPTSHGPVMVTPGVATIRRTPSSKPSARRSGSVVGTGPIPIRTPVVPVKIPTVPDMSAAVNGNRNAEERRGGGEIPYSPTFTGGEDVDTLPVMSWSGQATTNPPTVPLPNQLTQQHLQSETGGEEAREGGKGNMLVAIRKGVKLKRTLTNDRSSPRIA, from the exons GTGGAACCAGAGACATTGGATCAGCTTTGACCAGGATGTGTATGAGACATCGCAGCATAGAGGCCAAACTGAAGCAGTTCTCCAT AGGTTTCCTGGAGTGTCTGATCAACCCTCTACAAGAACAGGTGGAGGAGTGGAAAAGAGGAGTAAATACTTTGGACAAGGACCACGCTAAAG AATATAAAAGAGCTCGGCAGGAAATCAAGAAGAAATCCTCGGACACCCTGAAACTTcagaagaaagcaaagaaag CTGATAATCTAG GTCGAGGAGATATCCAGCCCCAGTTGGACAGCGCCATGCAGGATGTCAGTGATAAATACATTCTgctggaggagacggagaaacaggCCCTGAGGAAGGCGCTTatagaggagagacagagattcTGCTGCTTCGTCGCCATGCTCCGGCCTGTCGTG GATGAGGAAATTTCTATGTTGGGAGAGGTCATCCATCTCCAGGCCATCTCTGATGACCTCAAagccctgacctctgacccacaCAAGCTTCCGCCTGCCAGTGAACAG gtGATCATGGATCTGAAGGGCTCAGACTATGGTTGGTCATATCAAACGCCCCCCTCTTCCCCCAGCCACACCATGTCCAGGAAGTCCAGCATGTGCAG TAGTCTGAACAGCGTTAACAGTAGTGACTCCAGGGGATCCAGTGGCTCCCACTCTcattctccttcctcctcttcttcctcctcttcctcacaccaACTCTTCCAACACCATCACCCCCGCCATCGGTACCGTAGCTCCACGCTGCCGCAGCCGGCCCCAGCTCGGCTCTCGAGCATCTCCTCCCACGACTCGGGTTTCATTTCCTCATCACAAGACCAATACATGTCGTCCAAATCATCCTCGCCTATGCCAGCTGAAACAAAG GCTTGTCCCAGTTCCAGCTGCTCTGAGGTGTCTGAGACTGGGCAGCTTCACAGTGACTGCAGCGCCCCCTCTCCTCTAGCTGCTGCTACTGCACCTCAGCACACTGACAAg ttgTCCAATGGCTTTGACCACTACAGTCCGGCCAGTTCCCCCTACCTGCATAGCAACGGGGGGAGTTTGGGCTCGGGGTCGGCCACCGCCTTCCCGTTctaccctccctcctcctcatcctccacctccacctccacctccacctcctgccCCACTCGCTCATGGTCCCGTCCCGCCTCAGCCTTGCTGCCAGACTACACCCAATACTGTACGATGGGCTCGCCCATGGTGCCGTCATCTCAGGTCCCAACCTGGAAG GACTGGGCAAAGCCAGGGCCTTACGACCAGCCCATGGTCAACACACtaaggaggaagaaagacaagGAGACCCCGGCTATAATCGACAGTAATGGTAACATGAACAGTGACGGCTCGATCTCGTCCTCAACACCAGCTCGGGCTGTTCTACAAACACCAAGCTCATCGGCTTCTGTGGTAGAGAAAAGCAGGACTGTGGCGGCACCTCTCAAG GCTGGTGAATTCGAGGTCCATGAGGAACTGGCCCTAGTCTTGTCCAGAGGTCTGGAGCTGGACACCCAGAGGTCCAGCAGAGACTCCATGCAGTGCTCGAGTGGCTACAGCACCCAGACCAACACACCCTGCTGCTCCGAAGACACCATACCTTCACAAG TATCAGATTATGACTATTTCTCAATGGCTGGAGATCAGGAGCCTGAGCAGCAGCATTCTGAATTTGACAAGTCCTCCACCATCCCCAGAAACAGTGACATCAGTCAGTCCTACCGACGCATGTTCCAGACCAAACGCCCAGCCTCCACAGCCGGTCTGCCCAGCACACAGGCTCCGTACCCTGGACAGGGGGCCTACCCCGTGGGGCCTTATCCTCCCACACCGATCCACACAGGAGCTTATCCATCTAACCCTACAG GCCCATGTTCAGGTCAATCGTTTTATTCCGGATCCAGCTCCTATAATGCCTCTGGCTCCTATCCTACAAGCCACGGCCCAGTTATGGTCACCCCAGGGGTTGCCACAATCCGCCGCACCCCGTCCTCAAAACCTTCCGCTCGCCGCTCAGGCTCTGTCGTGGGCACAGGCCCCATCCCTATTCGCACGCCCGTCGTCCCGGTGAAAATCCCAACAGTCCCTGATATGTCTGCTGCGGTTAACGGGAACAGGAATGCTGAGgagaggcgaggaggaggagaaatcccATACTCTCCAACATTTACAGGAGGTGAGGATGTCGACACGTTGCCTGTGATGTCCTGGAGCGGTCAGGCTACGACCAACCCCCCCACCGTCCCGCTGCCCAACCAGCTGACCCAGCAGCACCTTCAGAGCgagactggaggagaggaggcgaggGAAGGGGGGAAGGGAAACATGCTGGTGGCCATTCGCAAGGGGGTCAAGCTCAAGAGAACCCTCACCAATGATCGCTCCTCACCGCGCATCGCATGA
- the LOC118113331 gene encoding protein MTSS 1 isoform X3: MEAVIEKECSALGGLFQTVIADMKSSYPIWEDFISKAGKLQSQLRATAVAVAVFLDAFQKVADLATNSRGGTRDIGSALTRMCMRHRSIEAKLKQFSIGFLECLINPLQEQVEEWKRGVNTLDKDHAKEYKRARQEIKKKSSDTLKLQKKAKKADNLGRGDIQPQLDSAMQDVSDKYILLEETEKQALRKALIEERQRFCCFVAMLRPVVDEEISMLGEVIHLQAISDDLKALTSDPHKLPPASEQVIMDLKGSDYGWSYQTPPSSPSHTMSRKSSMCSSLNSVNSSDSRGSSGSHSHSPSSSSSSSSSHQLFQHHHPRHRYRSSTLPQPAPARLSSISSHDSGFISSSQDQYMSSKSSSPMPAETKLSNGFDHYSPASSPYLHSNGGSLGSGSATAFPFYPPSSSSSTSTSTSTSCPTRSWSRPASALLPDYTQYCTMGSPMVPSSQVPTWKDWAKPGPYDQPMVNTLRRKKDKETPAIIDSNGNMNSDGSISSSTPARAVLQTPSSSASVVEKSRTVAAPLKAGEFEVHEELALVLSRGLELDTQRSSRDSMQCSSGYSTQTNTPCCSEDTIPSQVSDYDYFSMAGDQEPEQQHSEFDKSSTIPRNSDISQSYRRMFQTKRPASTAGLPSTQAPYPGQGAYPVGPYPPTPIHTGAYPSNPTGPCSGQSFYSGSSSYNASGSYPTSHGPVMVTPGVATIRRTPSSKPSARRSGSVVGTGPIPIRTPVVPVKIPTVPDMSAAVNGNRNAEERRGGGEIPYSPTFTGGEDVDTLPVMSWSGQATTNPPTVPLPNQLTQQHLQSETGGEEAREGGKGNMLVAIRKGVKLKRTLTNDRSSPRIA, translated from the exons GTGGAACCAGAGACATTGGATCAGCTTTGACCAGGATGTGTATGAGACATCGCAGCATAGAGGCCAAACTGAAGCAGTTCTCCAT AGGTTTCCTGGAGTGTCTGATCAACCCTCTACAAGAACAGGTGGAGGAGTGGAAAAGAGGAGTAAATACTTTGGACAAGGACCACGCTAAAG AATATAAAAGAGCTCGGCAGGAAATCAAGAAGAAATCCTCGGACACCCTGAAACTTcagaagaaagcaaagaaag CTGATAATCTAG GTCGAGGAGATATCCAGCCCCAGTTGGACAGCGCCATGCAGGATGTCAGTGATAAATACATTCTgctggaggagacggagaaacaggCCCTGAGGAAGGCGCTTatagaggagagacagagattcTGCTGCTTCGTCGCCATGCTCCGGCCTGTCGTG GATGAGGAAATTTCTATGTTGGGAGAGGTCATCCATCTCCAGGCCATCTCTGATGACCTCAAagccctgacctctgacccacaCAAGCTTCCGCCTGCCAGTGAACAG gtGATCATGGATCTGAAGGGCTCAGACTATGGTTGGTCATATCAAACGCCCCCCTCTTCCCCCAGCCACACCATGTCCAGGAAGTCCAGCATGTGCAG TAGTCTGAACAGCGTTAACAGTAGTGACTCCAGGGGATCCAGTGGCTCCCACTCTcattctccttcctcctcttcttcctcctcttcctcacaccaACTCTTCCAACACCATCACCCCCGCCATCGGTACCGTAGCTCCACGCTGCCGCAGCCGGCCCCAGCTCGGCTCTCGAGCATCTCCTCCCACGACTCGGGTTTCATTTCCTCATCACAAGACCAATACATGTCGTCCAAATCATCCTCGCCTATGCCAGCTGAAACAAAG ttgTCCAATGGCTTTGACCACTACAGTCCGGCCAGTTCCCCCTACCTGCATAGCAACGGGGGGAGTTTGGGCTCGGGGTCGGCCACCGCCTTCCCGTTctaccctccctcctcctcatcctccacctccacctccacctccacctcctgccCCACTCGCTCATGGTCCCGTCCCGCCTCAGCCTTGCTGCCAGACTACACCCAATACTGTACGATGGGCTCGCCCATGGTGCCGTCATCTCAGGTCCCAACCTGGAAG GACTGGGCAAAGCCAGGGCCTTACGACCAGCCCATGGTCAACACACtaaggaggaagaaagacaagGAGACCCCGGCTATAATCGACAGTAATGGTAACATGAACAGTGACGGCTCGATCTCGTCCTCAACACCAGCTCGGGCTGTTCTACAAACACCAAGCTCATCGGCTTCTGTGGTAGAGAAAAGCAGGACTGTGGCGGCACCTCTCAAG GCTGGTGAATTCGAGGTCCATGAGGAACTGGCCCTAGTCTTGTCCAGAGGTCTGGAGCTGGACACCCAGAGGTCCAGCAGAGACTCCATGCAGTGCTCGAGTGGCTACAGCACCCAGACCAACACACCCTGCTGCTCCGAAGACACCATACCTTCACAAG TATCAGATTATGACTATTTCTCAATGGCTGGAGATCAGGAGCCTGAGCAGCAGCATTCTGAATTTGACAAGTCCTCCACCATCCCCAGAAACAGTGACATCAGTCAGTCCTACCGACGCATGTTCCAGACCAAACGCCCAGCCTCCACAGCCGGTCTGCCCAGCACACAGGCTCCGTACCCTGGACAGGGGGCCTACCCCGTGGGGCCTTATCCTCCCACACCGATCCACACAGGAGCTTATCCATCTAACCCTACAG GCCCATGTTCAGGTCAATCGTTTTATTCCGGATCCAGCTCCTATAATGCCTCTGGCTCCTATCCTACAAGCCACGGCCCAGTTATGGTCACCCCAGGGGTTGCCACAATCCGCCGCACCCCGTCCTCAAAACCTTCCGCTCGCCGCTCAGGCTCTGTCGTGGGCACAGGCCCCATCCCTATTCGCACGCCCGTCGTCCCGGTGAAAATCCCAACAGTCCCTGATATGTCTGCTGCGGTTAACGGGAACAGGAATGCTGAGgagaggcgaggaggaggagaaatcccATACTCTCCAACATTTACAGGAGGTGAGGATGTCGACACGTTGCCTGTGATGTCCTGGAGCGGTCAGGCTACGACCAACCCCCCCACCGTCCCGCTGCCCAACCAGCTGACCCAGCAGCACCTTCAGAGCgagactggaggagaggaggcgaggGAAGGGGGGAAGGGAAACATGCTGGTGGCCATTCGCAAGGGGGTCAAGCTCAAGAGAACCCTCACCAATGATCGCTCCTCACCGCGCATCGCATGA
- the LOC118113331 gene encoding protein MTSS 1 isoform X6: MEAVIEKECSALGGLFQTVIADMKSSYPIWEDFISKAGKLQSQLRATAVAVAVFLDAFQKVADLATNSRGGTRDIGSALTRMCMRHRSIEAKLKQFSIGFLECLINPLQEQVEEWKRGVNTLDKDHAKEYKRARQEIKKKSSDTLKLQKKAKKADNLGRGDIQPQLDSAMQDVSDKYILLEETEKQALRKALIEERQRFCCFVAMLRPVVDEEISMLGEVIHLQAISDDLKALTSDPHKLPPASEQVIMDLKGSDYGWSYQTPPSSPSHTMSRKSSMCSSLNSVNSSDSRGSSGSHSHSPSSSSSSSSSHQLFQHHHPRHRYRSSTLPQPAPARLSSISSHDSGFISSSQDQYMSSKSSSPMPAETKACPSSSCSEVSETGQLHSDCSAPSPLAAATAPQHTDKDWAKPGPYDQPMVNTLRRKKDKETPAIIDSNGNMNSDGSISSSTPARAVLQTPSSSASVVEKSRTVAAPLKAGEFEVHEELALVLSRGLELDTQRSSRDSMQCSSGYSTQTNTPCCSEDTIPSQVSDYDYFSMAGDQEPEQQHSEFDKSSTIPRNSDISQSYRRMFQTKRPASTAGLPSTQAPYPGQGAYPVGPYPPTPIHTGAYPSNPTGPCSGQSFYSGSSSYNASGSYPTSHGPVMVTPGVATIRRTPSSKPSARRSGSVVGTGPIPIRTPVVPVKIPTVPDMSAAVNGNRNAEERRGGGEIPYSPTFTGGEDVDTLPVMSWSGQATTNPPTVPLPNQLTQQHLQSETGGEEAREGGKGNMLVAIRKGVKLKRTLTNDRSSPRIA, from the exons GTGGAACCAGAGACATTGGATCAGCTTTGACCAGGATGTGTATGAGACATCGCAGCATAGAGGCCAAACTGAAGCAGTTCTCCAT AGGTTTCCTGGAGTGTCTGATCAACCCTCTACAAGAACAGGTGGAGGAGTGGAAAAGAGGAGTAAATACTTTGGACAAGGACCACGCTAAAG AATATAAAAGAGCTCGGCAGGAAATCAAGAAGAAATCCTCGGACACCCTGAAACTTcagaagaaagcaaagaaag CTGATAATCTAG GTCGAGGAGATATCCAGCCCCAGTTGGACAGCGCCATGCAGGATGTCAGTGATAAATACATTCTgctggaggagacggagaaacaggCCCTGAGGAAGGCGCTTatagaggagagacagagattcTGCTGCTTCGTCGCCATGCTCCGGCCTGTCGTG GATGAGGAAATTTCTATGTTGGGAGAGGTCATCCATCTCCAGGCCATCTCTGATGACCTCAAagccctgacctctgacccacaCAAGCTTCCGCCTGCCAGTGAACAG gtGATCATGGATCTGAAGGGCTCAGACTATGGTTGGTCATATCAAACGCCCCCCTCTTCCCCCAGCCACACCATGTCCAGGAAGTCCAGCATGTGCAG TAGTCTGAACAGCGTTAACAGTAGTGACTCCAGGGGATCCAGTGGCTCCCACTCTcattctccttcctcctcttcttcctcctcttcctcacaccaACTCTTCCAACACCATCACCCCCGCCATCGGTACCGTAGCTCCACGCTGCCGCAGCCGGCCCCAGCTCGGCTCTCGAGCATCTCCTCCCACGACTCGGGTTTCATTTCCTCATCACAAGACCAATACATGTCGTCCAAATCATCCTCGCCTATGCCAGCTGAAACAAAG GCTTGTCCCAGTTCCAGCTGCTCTGAGGTGTCTGAGACTGGGCAGCTTCACAGTGACTGCAGCGCCCCCTCTCCTCTAGCTGCTGCTACTGCACCTCAGCACACTGACAAg GACTGGGCAAAGCCAGGGCCTTACGACCAGCCCATGGTCAACACACtaaggaggaagaaagacaagGAGACCCCGGCTATAATCGACAGTAATGGTAACATGAACAGTGACGGCTCGATCTCGTCCTCAACACCAGCTCGGGCTGTTCTACAAACACCAAGCTCATCGGCTTCTGTGGTAGAGAAAAGCAGGACTGTGGCGGCACCTCTCAAG GCTGGTGAATTCGAGGTCCATGAGGAACTGGCCCTAGTCTTGTCCAGAGGTCTGGAGCTGGACACCCAGAGGTCCAGCAGAGACTCCATGCAGTGCTCGAGTGGCTACAGCACCCAGACCAACACACCCTGCTGCTCCGAAGACACCATACCTTCACAAG TATCAGATTATGACTATTTCTCAATGGCTGGAGATCAGGAGCCTGAGCAGCAGCATTCTGAATTTGACAAGTCCTCCACCATCCCCAGAAACAGTGACATCAGTCAGTCCTACCGACGCATGTTCCAGACCAAACGCCCAGCCTCCACAGCCGGTCTGCCCAGCACACAGGCTCCGTACCCTGGACAGGGGGCCTACCCCGTGGGGCCTTATCCTCCCACACCGATCCACACAGGAGCTTATCCATCTAACCCTACAG GCCCATGTTCAGGTCAATCGTTTTATTCCGGATCCAGCTCCTATAATGCCTCTGGCTCCTATCCTACAAGCCACGGCCCAGTTATGGTCACCCCAGGGGTTGCCACAATCCGCCGCACCCCGTCCTCAAAACCTTCCGCTCGCCGCTCAGGCTCTGTCGTGGGCACAGGCCCCATCCCTATTCGCACGCCCGTCGTCCCGGTGAAAATCCCAACAGTCCCTGATATGTCTGCTGCGGTTAACGGGAACAGGAATGCTGAGgagaggcgaggaggaggagaaatcccATACTCTCCAACATTTACAGGAGGTGAGGATGTCGACACGTTGCCTGTGATGTCCTGGAGCGGTCAGGCTACGACCAACCCCCCCACCGTCCCGCTGCCCAACCAGCTGACCCAGCAGCACCTTCAGAGCgagactggaggagaggaggcgaggGAAGGGGGGAAGGGAAACATGCTGGTGGCCATTCGCAAGGGGGTCAAGCTCAAGAGAACCCTCACCAATGATCGCTCCTCACCGCGCATCGCATGA